One window of the Spirochaetia bacterium 38H-sp genome contains the following:
- a CDS encoding peptidylprolyl isomerase yields the protein MEWRASHILVKDKALGEELLKRLKSGASFESLAREFSDCPSKSKGGDLGWFSPGQMVKPFEEAVAKASRGLIGRLVKTQFGFHIIKKTGER from the coding sequence ATGGAATGGAGAGCTAGTCATATTCTTGTCAAGGATAAGGCTCTTGGTGAGGAGCTTCTTAAGAGGCTTAAGTCTGGTGCCAGTTTTGAGTCTCTTGCAAGGGAGTTTTCTGATTGTCCTTCTAAGTCCAAGGGGGGGGATCTAGGCTGGTTTTCTCCCGGTCAGATGGTTAAGCCTTTTGAGGAGGCTGTTGCCAAGGCTTCCAGGGGGCTTATCGGTCGTCTTGTTAAGACTCAGTTTGGGTTTCATATTATAAAGAAGACTGGGGAACGCTGA
- a CDS encoding putative CRISPR-associated protein: MSKRNVLICTVGTSLFYGNLSGLTEKTPNRPDNWENIKSAYENKNWTLLARELLKLQPYDRICGAEINTIYDLIVKKRRNIDKLYLLVSDTEDGENTGRVLQEYFKKNSIIRISEVEFSKVEKLQDKKPKDFKSHGLRNLIREIAQIIQRVGGQENVMIDATGGYKAQIAIAVLIGIALNIPVSYKHERFSEIIDFPPMPISFDYSFLGEYSQILSIMEKGNILSEEEIEFTESGEKILALLEEMEEGGKTFYSLNYIGQILLTSYRLNNKKRIELRDAREEERKEPSFRKDHYPKNFIEYMRKVWKENKWIKTAYTVSYNKQKAIKGIGFSVKEIDGKKELVATYCDKNNFGSRFKIICTDDSEDVLTWAALELNTKYGKY, encoded by the coding sequence ATGAGTAAAAGAAATGTTCTTATTTGCACAGTAGGAACAAGCTTGTTTTATGGTAATTTAAGCGGACTGACAGAAAAAACTCCCAATAGGCCAGACAACTGGGAAAATATAAAATCAGCTTATGAAAATAAAAATTGGACTCTGCTTGCAAGAGAATTATTAAAACTGCAACCATATGATAGAATTTGCGGGGCAGAGATTAATACTATTTATGACCTTATAGTCAAAAAAAGAAGAAACATAGATAAACTGTATCTGCTTGTTTCTGATACAGAAGATGGAGAAAACACGGGCAGAGTATTACAGGAATATTTTAAAAAAAATTCTATCATAAGAATATCAGAAGTAGAGTTCTCTAAAGTTGAGAAATTACAAGATAAAAAACCAAAAGATTTTAAGTCTCATGGCTTAAGGAATCTTATAAGAGAAATAGCACAAATAATACAGCGAGTTGGTGGACAAGAAAATGTTATGATCGATGCTACAGGTGGTTACAAAGCTCAGATAGCTATTGCCGTACTTATTGGTATTGCACTAAACATACCTGTGAGTTATAAGCATGAGCGGTTTTCAGAAATAATAGATTTTCCTCCGATGCCTATTTCCTTTGATTATTCTTTTCTGGGAGAATACTCTCAAATTCTTTCTATTATGGAAAAAGGTAATATTCTATCTGAGGAAGAAATAGAATTTACAGAATCTGGAGAAAAGATACTTGCATTGTTAGAAGAAATGGAAGAAGGTGGTAAAACCTTCTACAGCCTCAACTATATAGGACAAATTCTACTTACAAGCTATAGACTTAATAATAAAAAAAGAATAGAGCTAAGAGATGCAAGAGAAGAAGAAAGAAAAGAACCATCTTTTAGAAAAGACCATTATCCCAAAAACTTTATAGAGTATATGAGAAAAGTCTGGAAAGAGAATAAATGGATAAAAACTGCATATACTGTATCGTATAATAAACAGAAAGCTATAAAAGGAATAGGATTTAGTGTAAAAGAAATAGATGGTAAAAAAGAACTAGTAGCAACATATTGTGATAAGAATAATTTTGGAAGCCGCTTCAAAATCATATGTACAGATGACTCTGAGGATGTACTGACATGGGCAGCTCTAGAATTAAACACTAAATATGGTAAATATTAA